A genomic region of Oryza glaberrima chromosome 1, OglaRS2, whole genome shotgun sequence contains the following coding sequences:
- the LOC127760177 gene encoding ervatamin-B-like produces the protein MYTRSQHNLTKMASSKPHLGLVLSITCLLLQLLLVAANPPPPPPPPLRRPSCDKSDREMRFMFSQWMSKYSKRYSCPEEQEKRYQVWKANTDFIGAFRSQTEISSGVGAFAPQTVTDSFVGMNLFGDLASGEFVRQFTGFNATGFVAPPPSPSPIPPRSWLPCCVDWRSSGAVTGVKLQGSCASCWAFAAVAAIEGLHRIKTGELVSLSEQVMVDCDTGSNGCGGGRSDTALGLVASRGGVTSEERYPYAGARGGCDVGKLLSDHSASVSGFAAVPPNDERQLALAVARQPVTVYIDASAPEFQFYKGGVYRGPCDPGRMNHAVTIVGYCENIGGDKYWIAKNSWSSDWGEQGYVYLAKDVWWPQGTCGLATSPFYPTA, from the exons ATGTACACAAGATCACAACATAATCTAACCAAAATGGCTTCTTCCAAGCCTCACCTCGGGCTTGTCTTGTCCATCACTTGCCTCCTCTTGCAACTCCTACTGGTGGCGgcgaacccgccgccgccgccgccgccgccgctgcggcggccgTCGTGCGACAAGTCCGACAGGGAGATGAGGTTCATGTTCTCGCAGTGGATGTCCAAGTACTCGAAGCGCTACTCGTGCCCGGAGGAGCAGGAGAAGCGGTACCAGGTGTGGAAGGCCAACACCGACTTCATCGGCGCCTTCCGCAGCCAGACGGAGATCTCCTCCGGCGTCGGCGCCTTCGCGCCGCAGACCGTCACCGACTCCTTCGTCGGCATGAACCTCTTCGGCGACCTCGCCTCCGGTGAGTTCGTGCGCCAGTTCACCGGGTTCAACGCCACCGGGTTCGTGGCTCCCCCGCCCAGCCCGAGCCCGATCCCGCCGCGCTCGTGGCTGCCGTGCTGCGTCGACTGGCGCTCCAGCGGCGCCGTCACCGGCGTCAAGCTCCAGGGCTCCTGCG CGTCGTGCTGGGcgttcgcggcggtggcggccatcgAGGGCCTGCACAGGATCAAGACCGGCGAGCTGGTGTCGCTGTCGGAGCAGGTGATGGTGGACTGCGACACCGGGAGCaacgggtgcggcggcgggcgctccGACACGGCGCTCGGCCTGGTGGCCTCCCGCGGCGGCGTCACGTCGGAGGAGAGGTACCCGTACGCGGGCGCCAGGGGCGGCTGCGACGTGGGCAAGCTGCTGTCCGACCACTCGGCGTCCGTGtccggcttcgccgccgtgccgcccaaCGACGAGCGGCAGCTGGCCCTCGCCGTGGCAAGGCAGCCGGTGACGGTGTACATCGACGCGAGCGCCCCGGAGTTCCAGTTCTACAAGGGCGGCGTGTACCGGGGCCCCTGCGACCCCGGGAGGATGAACCACGCCGTCACCATCGTCGGCTACTGCGAGAACATCGGCGGCGACAAGTACTGGATCGCCAAGAACTCGTGGAGCAGCGACTGGGGCGAGCAGGGCTACGTGTACCTGGCCAAGGACGTGTGGTGGCCGCAGGGCACCTGCGGCCTCGCCACCTCGCCCTTCTACCCGACGGCCTGA
- the LOC127755194 gene encoding organic cation/carnitine transporter 2-like: MAEAATTTPLLTSHEAEPSIDDVIEAYIGATGARQLLKAMLLAFAWAFDAQQVFMSVFTDAEPPWHCTGVVDAAAAAAADSGSSCSPPAASASPCALPPGTWEWDRPAETSVVSDWALNCGPALVSLPASSFFAGNLAGGFLLATLADTHLGRRKMLLLSLVTMSVAAALTAFSPNVWVYSALRFVSGFGRSMVGTSAMVLSTELVGKRWRNTVSAAGFVFFSVGFVSLPALAYTFREASWRNMYVWTSLPSLCYAVLLYLLVQESPRWLLVRGRKQEAIEAVRQIASLNGGGGGITTSSFSMLDACAVELGDGGEGMFATLHSIWERRWALRRLAAITAASFGVGMVYYGMPLNVGSLSPSNLYLSVAYNAVAELPSSILAWLLMGRWFNRRGSVVALTTASGLCSLAACVPAVVLPDGARMAAEVASFFASCTAYDMMLMYTIELFPTSVRNSAVGLVRQAVALGGVVAPVLVALGRETTSYWSSSFGVFGLAVGCLGLLVTCLPETRGRRLSDTMEEEEAAVLSSSGASDMENNGELV; encoded by the coding sequence ATGGCCGAagcggccaccaccaccccgcTGCTGACGAGCCATGAAGCAGAGCCGTCGATCGACGACGTCATCGAGGCGTACATCGGCGCCACCGGCGCCCGCCAGCTTCTCAAGGCCATGCTGCTGGCCTTCGCTTGGGCTTTCGACGCGCAGCAGGTGTTCATGTCCGTGTTCACGGACGCGGAGCCGCCATGGCACTGCACCGGCGTCGTCgacgcggctgcggcggcggcggccgactcCGGCTcgtcctgctcgccgccggccgcttccgCTTCGCCGTGCGCGCTCCCGCCTGGCACGTGGGAGTGGGACCGCCCGGCCGAGACGTCGGTGGTGTCGGACTGGGCACTCAACTGCGGCCCGGCGCTCGTCTCCCTCCCGGCGTCGTCGTTCTTCGCCGGCAACCTCGCCGGCGGCTTCCTACTCGCAACGCTCGCCGACACTCACCTGGGCCGCAGGAAGATGCTCCTCCTGTCACTGGTGACCatgtccgtcgccgccgcgctcacgGCGTTCTCGCCGAACGTGTGGGTGTACTCCGCCCTGCGGTTCGTGTCCGGGTTCGGCAGGTCCATGGTGGGCACGTCAGCGATGGTCCTGTCCACGGAGCTCGTCGGGAAGCGGTGGCGCAACACGGTGAGCGCCGCGGGATTCGTCTTCTTCTCCGTCGGGTTCGTGTCGCTCCCGGCGCTCGCGTACACGTTCCGCGAGGCCTCGTGGCGGAACATGTACGTGTGGACGTCGCTCCCGTCCCTCTGCTACGCCGTCCTGCTCTACCTGCTCGTCCAGGAGTCGCCGCGGTGGCTGCTGGTGCGCGGCCGGAAGCAGGAGGCCATCGAGGCGGTGCGCCAGATCGCGTCgctcaacggcggcggcggaggcatcACGACGTCGAGCTTCTCCATGCTGGACGCGTGCGCCGTGGAgctcggggacggcggcgagggcatgTTCGCCACGCTGCACTCGATatgggagcggcggtgggcgctcCGGAGGCTGGCGGCGATCACTGCGGCGAGCTTCGGCGTGGGCATGGTCTACTACGGGATGCCGCTTAACGTGGGCAGCCTGAGCCCCTCCAACCTCTACCTGAGCGTGGCGTACAACGCGGTGGCCGAGCTCCCGTCGTCCATCCTCGCGTGGCTCCTCATGGGCAGGTGGTTCAACCGGCGCGGCTCGGTGGTCGCGCTCACCACGGCGTCCGGGCTGTGCAGCCTCGCCGCGTGCGtccccgccgtcgtcctcccggaCGGCGCGCGGATGGCCGCCGAGGTGGCCTCGTTCTTCGCGTCGTGCACGGCGTACGACATGATGCTCATGTACACCATCGAGCTGTTCCCGACGTCGGTGCGCAACTCGGCGGTGGGGCTGGtgcggcaggcggtggcgctggGCGGCGTGGTGGCTCCCGTGCTCGTCGCGCTCGGCCGCGAGACGACGAGCTACTGGTCGTCGTCGTTCGGCGTGTTCGGGCTCGCCGTCGGCTGCCTCGGGCTGTTGGTCACCTGCCTGCCGGAGACGAGGGGGAGGAGGTTGTCGgacaccatggaggaggaggaggccgccgtctTGTCCAGCTCTGGCGCGAGCGACATGGAGAACAACGGCGAGCTCGTGTAG